One genomic region from Streptomyces sp. NBC_01304 encodes:
- a CDS encoding amino acid ABC transporter permease, translated as MSLTADPPVDKAPPRPRSSSSDDYSALKVVPVRHPWRWAAVAVTAVLLAQFVHGLATNSGWEWEVFAEFFTADVVLKAVWITLQLTFYGTALGFALGIVLAFMRLSASPFLRTVAFGYIWAFRSIPLIVQLLFWFNLAYLYQELQFGIPFGPGFFSFDTMGLVGAMSAAVLGLALHQAAYAAEIVRGGVLAVDSGQLEAAAALGIPRLRQLRRIVLPQAMRSILPNAANEVISLFKGTSIVSVMAIGELFYQVQVIYGRNGRVVPLLMVATAWYILLTTALSVLQHYVERHFAKGATR; from the coding sequence ATGTCTCTGACCGCTGATCCACCTGTCGACAAAGCTCCACCCCGGCCGCGCTCCTCCTCCTCCGACGACTACAGCGCCCTGAAGGTCGTGCCCGTGCGCCACCCCTGGCGCTGGGCCGCCGTCGCCGTGACCGCCGTGCTGCTCGCGCAGTTCGTGCACGGGCTCGCCACCAACTCCGGCTGGGAGTGGGAGGTGTTCGCCGAGTTCTTCACCGCCGACGTCGTCCTCAAGGCGGTGTGGATCACGCTGCAGCTGACCTTCTACGGGACCGCGCTCGGCTTCGCGCTCGGCATCGTGCTCGCCTTCATGAGGCTTTCGGCCAGCCCGTTCCTGAGGACGGTGGCCTTCGGCTACATCTGGGCGTTCCGCTCGATCCCGCTGATCGTGCAGCTGCTGTTCTGGTTCAACCTCGCCTACCTCTACCAGGAGCTGCAGTTCGGGATCCCCTTCGGGCCCGGCTTCTTCTCCTTCGACACGATGGGCCTCGTCGGAGCGATGAGCGCGGCCGTCCTCGGGCTCGCCCTGCACCAGGCCGCGTACGCGGCGGAGATCGTGCGCGGCGGCGTACTCGCCGTGGACAGCGGGCAGTTGGAGGCGGCGGCCGCACTCGGCATCCCGCGGCTTCGGCAGCTGCGGCGGATCGTCCTGCCGCAGGCCATGCGGTCGATCCTGCCGAACGCCGCCAACGAGGTCATCTCCCTCTTCAAGGGCACCTCGATCGTCTCCGTCATGGCGATCGGCGAACTCTTCTACCAGGTGCAGGTCATCTACGGCCGCAACGGCCGGGTCGTGCCGCTCCTGATGGTCGCCACCGCCTGGTACATCCTGCTGACCACCGCGCTCTCGGTCCTTCAGCACTACGTCGAACGTCACTTCGCCAAGGGAGCCACCCGATGA
- a CDS encoding amino acid ABC transporter ATP-binding protein — translation MVELRSVRKSFGSLEVLRGVDLEVRAGEVTVILGPSGSGKSTLLRTINHLEKVNSGWISVDGALVGYRRSGDKLYELREREVLKQRTQIGFVFQNFNLFPHLTVLENIVEAPVAALKRPRKEAVAAAEKLLARVGLADKAAAYPKRLSGGQQQRVAIARALALEPKLLLFDEPTSALDPELVGEVLDVIKDLAHQGTTMIVVTHEIGFAREVADTVVFMDEGRIVEQGSPGDVLDKPRQTRTRAFLSKVL, via the coding sequence ATGGTCGAACTCCGGTCCGTGCGCAAGAGCTTCGGCTCGCTCGAAGTCCTCAGGGGCGTCGACCTGGAGGTGCGGGCCGGCGAGGTCACCGTCATCCTCGGGCCCTCCGGCTCAGGCAAGTCCACCCTGCTGCGGACCATCAACCACCTGGAGAAGGTCAACAGCGGCTGGATCAGCGTCGACGGCGCCCTCGTCGGCTACCGGCGCTCCGGCGACAAGCTCTACGAGCTGCGCGAGCGCGAGGTGCTCAAGCAGCGCACCCAGATCGGGTTCGTCTTCCAGAACTTCAACCTCTTCCCGCACCTCACCGTCCTGGAAAACATCGTCGAGGCCCCGGTCGCCGCCCTGAAACGCCCCCGCAAGGAGGCCGTGGCGGCCGCGGAGAAGCTGCTCGCCCGGGTCGGTCTCGCCGACAAGGCGGCCGCCTACCCCAAGCGGCTCTCCGGCGGCCAGCAGCAACGCGTCGCCATCGCCCGCGCGCTCGCCCTCGAACCCAAGCTGCTGCTCTTCGACGAGCCGACCTCCGCGCTCGACCCCGAGCTGGTCGGTGAAGTGCTCGACGTCATCAAGGACTTGGCGCACCAGGGCACCACCATGATCGTCGTCACGCACGAGATCGGCTTCGCCCGCGAGGTCGCCGACACGGTCGTCTTCATGGACGAGGGCCGCATCGTCGAGCAGGGCA